A segment of the bacterium genome:
AATACTAGCTTTCGAGCCTCAGTACCGAGGCTTAACATAACGACAATGGTCGAAAGTGCAATCAAGCCGCCAATAAAACTTGTAATCAAGATTGCGGTATGCCGAGGCCGCAGCCCAAATAAGGTTATTCTTTTTTTGCCCATCCGTCGGCCTAATAAGTCGCCAATGTACGCGATTACCGCGCACAAAACGACGTAGGAAAACAGTATCAAACCCATTGTCACCGACATTCTCTATCGCCTCACTTCTCAGCGCTATCTTGATTTTCAGACTTGTCGTTATCACGCTTCAAGAACAGCACTACTAGCTGCGCTATTAACAGAATAACGGCTATTGCAAACGGAACGAGAAAAATAAATCGCATTGCTGATGAAGAATCCATTCCTACATACCTTTCTTAATGAGAACGCTTCATAAGGAGGATAATTGCGATTGAAATCCCGAACATATCCGGGCCAAATGCCGCAAACCAGGGAGCAATCGCGCCTCCGCTTCCCAACACTCCCATGAAGCGCATCAAAACCCAATAGCTAATGATAATGCCAATCGTGGCAACCCATCCAATCGCGACACCTCCTCGACGAGGATTTCTTATTCCTAATGGCGTCGCTACAAGGCAAAAAACGATGCTGGATAACGGCACCGCAAACTTATTATAGTATTCAACCTGAAGGCCGAGAACATTATCTTTCTTTTCTCTTTTTTCGTTCTCAATACGCTGCAAAATCTGACGTGAACCAAGGTTCTCAGCGGGCACCATGTCCATGACGATTTGCTGTGGTGTTTTTTTAATATCAAGGTTATTTTTAACAATTAGGCTGCCGCTTTCGATTTGAGAGCGAATGCTTTTATCTAGCGGACTATCTACGGCTTTTACATCTCGGTAACGCCAATCCCCTTTGTCATAAATCGCGGTGTTCGCAAAGACGACTAAAGACGGTTCGCCTGTTTTTGGATCATACCTAGTTACAGTAACTCGGTACATGATGTTGCGCTCGAAGTTCATCGAGTCGGCTACGACAGTTTCGGCAAGTTTCCCGTCATTAACTTTTCGCATGAAAACCGGTTCGTGACTTCGACCGATTTGCTGGACAATGGTTGCTTTCAGTTTTGCAGCCTCTTGAGAGCTTCTGGGCACAATCTCTTCTGAAAACAACAACGCTACTCCGCTGATAACTAGGCCTGCAGTTGCAACTGGAGCTACCACTCGCCAGAAATTGATGCCGGAAGCTAATACGGCGATAAGTTCACTATCGGATGACAGACGCCCAAAACCCAGCAGCACCGCCAATAAAGATGACATCGGGAAAGTCCAAGCGATCATTCCCGGTAGATACAACAACATCAATTGCAGCACCAACAATACCGAGGCGCCTTGAACGAAATAGTCTGTCAGGCCGAAAAGATAAACAGTCGAGGTAAGAAGCGCGGTAAAAAGCGCTACCCCGAATATAAATGGCCCTATGAATTCAACAAGGATCAAACGATCCAATAACTTCATGTCGTTGTTGTGACCTATCGAGCTTTAAATATCTTGTCAACACAACCTTTGACCTCTAAAGCCCCTATTAGTTTCAGCATTTCCATTATACCAACGCTCGACCGTCTCTAGCTTTGGATTAGCGTGTTGAACTTAAGTTAATTCGCATCACCCTGTTTTGGGTACCGGTTTTCTGCTTAAGACTTAATGCACCTCGCGCTATTACCTATGAACACCCTAAGTTCATATGGTAAGTTATTCATGATGCTATGGGCGAGGTCGTTTGTAAGATGCGTTGCTTTGGTCTGTGCCTAAC
Coding sequences within it:
- a CDS encoding LptF/LptG family permease, whose protein sequence is MKLLDRLILVEFIGPFIFGVALFTALLTSTVYLFGLTDYFVQGASVLLVLQLMLLYLPGMIAWTFPMSSLLAVLLGFGRLSSDSELIAVLASGINFWRVVAPVATAGLVISGVALLFSEEIVPRSSQEAAKLKATIVQQIGRSHEPVFMRKVNDGKLAETVVADSMNFERNIMYRVTVTRYDPKTGEPSLVVFANTAIYDKGDWRYRDVKAVDSPLDKSIRSQIESGSLIVKNNLDIKKTPQQIVMDMVPAENLGSRQILQRIENEKREKKDNVLGLQVEYYNKFAVPLSSIVFCLVATPLGIRNPRRGGVAIGWVATIGIIISYWVLMRFMGVLGSGGAIAPWFAAFGPDMFGISIAIILLMKRSH